A window of the Synechococcus sp. LTW-R genome harbors these coding sequences:
- the hisH gene encoding imidazole glycerol phosphate synthase subunit HisH, whose amino-acid sequence MTRIGLIDYGMGNLHSVQRAFERLGCEVRILQQAEAMQDCQALVLPGVGAFDPAMERLNASGLVPAIKTWCKTGRPLLGICLGLQLLFEGSDEGSAAGLGLLAGHIAALPKVPGHPIPHMGWEALIPGTPSPLLPEGSPESWVYFVHSFAAQPSDPSCVTALVSFAGQPVTAAVWQGSVGACQFHPEKSSEAGEQLLRLWLSWVEAQA is encoded by the coding sequence ATGACGCGCATCGGCCTGATCGACTACGGGATGGGCAACCTGCACTCAGTGCAGCGGGCCTTTGAACGGCTCGGCTGTGAGGTGCGGATCCTGCAGCAGGCCGAAGCCATGCAGGACTGCCAGGCCCTCGTACTCCCCGGCGTGGGTGCGTTTGACCCGGCCATGGAACGGCTGAACGCCTCTGGACTGGTGCCGGCAATCAAGACCTGGTGCAAGACAGGGCGCCCGTTGCTTGGAATTTGCCTGGGGTTGCAGCTGCTCTTTGAGGGCAGTGATGAAGGATCAGCCGCTGGCCTTGGTCTACTCGCGGGGCACATTGCAGCACTCCCCAAAGTTCCAGGGCACCCGATTCCCCACATGGGCTGGGAAGCCTTGATTCCAGGGACGCCCTCCCCGCTCCTGCCTGAGGGATCCCCCGAGAGCTGGGTGTACTTCGTGCACTCCTTCGCGGCGCAACCCAGCGACCCCAGCTGTGTGACCGCCTTGGTCTCCTTCGCGGGCCAGCCCGTCACGGCCGCGGTCTGGCAAGGCAGCGTTGGCGCCTGCCAATTCCACCCAGAAAAATCCTCTGAAGCCGGCGAGCAGCTGCTGCGGCTCTGGCTCAGCTGGGTCGAGGCCCAGGCATGA
- the rsmD gene encoding 16S rRNA (guanine(966)-N(2))-methyltransferase RsmD, with protein sequence MSLRLSGGRKLQSPPGEIARPTASRVRLAVMNMLAAELPGAHWLDLFCGSGVMGCEALLRGASQVVAVEQDRCVSAIARSNLETVASSLEPRPTLHVVQQEVLRWLDAPQGEGFDLVYADPPYAAGLYEPLLERLAAGEWLRPHGLVLLEHATKNPPELPAGWEVEKQKRYGSCSLVMLSLC encoded by the coding sequence ATGAGCCTGCGGCTCAGCGGGGGACGCAAACTGCAGAGTCCCCCTGGAGAGATCGCCAGGCCGACCGCCTCGCGGGTCCGCCTGGCGGTCATGAACATGCTGGCGGCGGAGCTTCCTGGCGCCCACTGGCTGGATCTCTTCTGCGGCAGTGGCGTCATGGGCTGCGAAGCCCTCCTAAGGGGCGCATCCCAGGTCGTAGCAGTCGAGCAGGACCGGTGCGTCAGTGCGATCGCTCGCAGCAATTTGGAGACGGTGGCCTCCAGCCTGGAGCCGCGGCCAACCCTGCACGTCGTCCAACAGGAGGTCCTTCGCTGGCTAGACGCACCCCAGGGGGAGGGCTTCGATCTGGTCTATGCGGATCCCCCCTATGCCGCAGGTCTCTACGAACCCCTCCTGGAGCGGCTGGCCGCAGGGGAGTGGCTTCGGCCCCATGGCCTGGTGCTGCTGGAGCACGCAACAAAAAACCCGCCGGAGCTTCCGGCGGGCTGGGAGGTGGAGAAGCAAAAGCGCTACGGCAGTTGCAGTCTCGTGATGCTTTCACTCTGCTGA
- the petG gene encoding cytochrome b6-f complex subunit V, whose amino-acid sequence MIEPLLCGIVLGLIPVTLLGLFVAAWNQYRRGSALGG is encoded by the coding sequence ATGATCGAACCCCTGCTCTGCGGCATCGTGCTCGGTCTGATTCCCGTGACCTTGCTTGGCCTGTTCGTGGCAGCTTGGAACCAGTACCGCCGTGGCAGCGCCCTGGGCGGCTGA
- a CDS encoding c-type cytochrome — MISALVLLTAICVTLVLLVVVIPAARSDPYTRTTLQLSGSAEQGEQLFLLNCAGCHGIAAQGLVGPNLHKVDNRKNNRQLIQQVVSGRTPPMPRFQPEPQAMADLLAYLHSLS; from the coding sequence CTGATCTCGGCGCTGGTGCTGCTGACGGCGATCTGCGTCACGCTCGTGCTGCTGGTGGTCGTCATCCCCGCCGCCCGCAGCGATCCCTACACCCGCACCACCCTGCAATTGAGCGGCTCCGCGGAGCAGGGAGAACAGCTGTTTCTGCTGAACTGCGCCGGCTGCCACGGGATCGCCGCCCAAGGCTTGGTGGGACCCAACCTCCACAAGGTGGACAACCGCAAGAACAACCGCCAGCTGATCCAGCAGGTCGTGAGCGGACGCACCCCGCCCATGCCCCGCTTCCAGCCCGAACCCCAGGCCATGGCTGACCTCTTGGCCTACCTCCACAGCCTCTCGTGA
- a CDS encoding RNA methyltransferase — MTLAVVLVEPAGPLNVGSVARLCANFDVDALRLVAPRCDHLGEEARRMAVHGEALLERAQLFPTLEAALADCRRVVATSGRIEEEALPLSGPAEALSWLQGGSSPDTPAALVFGREDRGLSNGELLQAGRILRLDTSEAYASMNLSHAVAVCLHELRRCPPAPAEPQPEPCRRDQLEAALADAEELLLEVGFLYPHTAQARLGKVRALLQRAEIRDEEVALLRGMVRQLRWASRRDCP; from the coding sequence GTGACGCTGGCTGTGGTGCTGGTAGAGCCGGCTGGCCCGCTGAATGTGGGCAGCGTCGCCCGGCTCTGCGCCAACTTCGACGTGGACGCGCTGCGCCTCGTGGCACCCCGCTGCGACCACCTCGGCGAAGAGGCCCGTCGGATGGCCGTGCATGGGGAAGCTCTGCTCGAGCGCGCCCAGCTCTTCCCCACCCTGGAGGCCGCCCTGGCGGATTGCCGGAGGGTGGTGGCCACAAGCGGGCGCATCGAGGAAGAAGCCCTACCGCTAAGCGGCCCTGCTGAGGCCCTGTCCTGGCTGCAGGGGGGCAGCTCCCCAGATACTCCAGCCGCACTGGTGTTTGGCCGGGAAGACCGGGGGCTCAGCAATGGTGAGCTGCTCCAGGCCGGACGGATCCTGCGGCTGGACACCAGCGAGGCCTACGCCTCGATGAACCTCTCCCACGCCGTCGCCGTCTGCCTGCATGAACTGCGGCGTTGCCCGCCAGCGCCGGCAGAACCCCAGCCGGAGCCCTGCCGGCGGGATCAACTGGAGGCCGCCCTGGCGGATGCGGAGGAACTGCTGCTGGAGGTGGGATTCCTCTATCCCCACACCGCCCAGGCACGCCTGGGCAAGGTTCGGGCCCTGCTGCAACGGGCCGAGATCCGCGACGAGGAGGTCGCCCTGCTGCGGGGAATGGTGCGTCAATTGCGTTGGGCATCCCGGCGAGACTGCCCCTAA